The Scyliorhinus canicula chromosome 13, sScyCan1.1, whole genome shotgun sequence genome contains a region encoding:
- the aqp12 gene encoding aquaporin 12: MAGLNISFGYFFAMVALCEVIRRVSKKLLPLQIYSNLVVELVSCFQLAACWFELRMLVIIGPWGGGFGMDVVMTLFFLLFLIHEATFDGAEANPLVTVQQLLRANSSVVASTLKILAQFVGTHLANVVAKVYWSWELTEFHLIQNMMARDCSSAIQTSVSQGASVEAACTFLFHLVVMRLEGAAFGSRLLSKALAITVLVHIAGPYTTGLFNPALAFSATFQCSGNTLSEYMVVFWLSPFLATILAVFLFNGNIPLLFCKNLLYTQRTKYKIPKGKSPVDQQENKAVNRQGK, encoded by the exons ATGGCTGGGCTCAACATCTCCTTTGGGTATTTCTTTGCCATGGTGGCTTTATGCGAGGTGATCAGGAGGGTTTCCAAAAAGCTTTTGCCCCTTCAGATCTATTCCAACTTGGTGGTGGAGCTGGTCTCCTGCTTCCAGCTGGCTGCCTGCTGGTTTGAGCTCAGGATGTTGGTTATCATCGGGCCCTGGGGAGGCGGCTTTGGAATGGATGTGGTAATGACCCTATTCTTCCTCCTCTTTCTGATTCACGAAGCCACGTTTGATGGTGCTGAGGCCAATCCGCTGGTCACCGTTCAGCAACTGCTCCGCGCCAACTCTTCTGTGGTGGCCAGCACACTGAAGATCTTGGCCCAGTTCGTGGGGACGCATTTGGCCAATGTAGTCGCCAAAGTATACTGGTCCTGGGAGTTGACTGAGTTCCATCTGATCCAGAACATGATGGCGAGAGACTGCAGCTCGGCCATCCAGACATCTGTCAGCCAAGGGGCCTCTGTTGAAGCAGCTTGCACCTTCCTTTTCCACCTGGTTGTGATGAGGTTAGAGGGAGCAGCGTTTGGATCCAGGTTGCTGTCCAAAGCCCTCGCCATCACTGTCTTGGTGCACATAG CGGGCCCATACACCACAGGTCTCTTTAACCCAGCACTTGCTTTCTCAGCCACATTCCAATGTTCTGGAAACACACTGTCAGAATACATGGTCGTCTTCTGGCTCAGTCCATTCCTTG CAACAATTCTGGCAGTTTTTCTCTTCAATGGAAACATCCCGCTGCTTTTCTGCAAGAACCTTCTCTATACACAAAGGACAAAGTACAAAATTCCCAAAGGGAAATCCCCAGTGGATCAGCAAGAGAACAAGGCAGTCAACAGACAGGGGAAGTAG